The DNA sequence tgtgtattttaatgcggATATTAGTCGGCCCAAAGGAAGATTATTATTTGGCACGAGATACACATATACCTGTGGTGATAAATAGGTGACAATTATCTAGTTTTTGTGTAAGTAATTGTGATGCCCAAAGGTAGACATTACTTGACATGATCTTATTGTCAGTGTTTGATCACTACAAAGAGGTTGTCACTTGCAAGTTCATATTACTGTCCAAAGACTTGATATGAATGTTGTGCCGGTACCTCGAGATGTTACCATTTTACttgaattttatgatgtgAGCATgacaatttatttgattttgttctcTATTCAATTATGATGTTTACTTCTGTAGTTTCTTCCTACATGAACAATATGTCAGTGTTGAATGGGTCAAATTTTAAGGATAGcaaagtttatattttgattgctCTGGGTTGCATGGATCTGGATTATGCACTAAGGATTGAGCAACCTACTTCTCCTACAGACGATAGTACTTCTTATCAAAGGAGAAACTACGAGAAGTAGGAATACTCGAATCGTGTAAGTCTACTGATCATTAGGTGTAGCAACCTAGAAGCCTTTTGGGGCACTGCATCTGAGTATATCACTAAGGCCAGTGAATACCTTGCCAAAATTAAGGAATGTTTTGCGAAAAACAATAAGGTTGAGACAAACATGCTTGATCTCAATAAAGTATATAAGGGCAAGGGCAACATAAGGGAGCACATTATGAAAATATCTCACGTTGCTTCACTCAAGCTTGAATTCTAAAGACTTGTTTGTGCATTTGGTGTTGCACATCTGGTCGACCAGTAtctcaagaaataaagtaaagggCGTTAAGAAAAAGTATATTGAGAATGCTTCTATGGATGTAGGTTAATCACAAAAGTAACAACAAAGATAATGatagttgtttcttttgtggtaaacatggatataaaaaaaaaagaattgtaaATATCACGCATGGCGTGCAAAGGAAGTTACAATTCTTGTTTTGGTCTGTTCTAAAGTTAATTGGATTTAGTCCCTAATGATATTTAGTGGGTAGATTCTGGTGCTACTACTTACATAAGGTTATCAGTGCAAGGCTGTCTGAGCCGCCGAAAGTCAATTGATGGTGAAAAATACATCTATCTGGGATGTGACAAATCGGTGGAAGTAGAGACTATTGGGCATTGTAGATTGTTATTAAAGACTGGAATTATTCTGGTTTTGAAGGATACTTTATTGTACAGTCATTTAGACTGAATTTGGTTTCTCTTTCTGCTTTGAACAAATTTGGTTTCTCTTGTTCAttcagaaatagtaaagtCCTTCCTTCAAATAATTCTAGTATTGTGGGCACTGTTTCTTAAATGCATATAACAATTTTTGTATGCTCGATTATGTTACTTCATATTCAGAAACTTTACATGTTGAATCAAAAGGGactaagaaaattaaataattagaatttggttaatttatgACACAAGTGTTTTggttatatttcaaaataaaggaTTGTGAGACTTGTGTCATATGTTGTATTGAATACCCTTATCTTTTCAGAACTTGATTTGTGTGTTTAATGTATCGAAGAAAAGCAGACCAAACTTAAGAAATTAGGTGCCAATAGAGCTATACATTTTAGAATTGATATATAAGGACATTTGTGGTTCATTCACTTCGGTTTCTTGGAATgatcaacaatattatatatcatTCACAAATgaatattcttgttttgggcacctacatttaatctattaaaaGTCTGATGCTTTAgacaagttcaaaatattcagcCCCTGATGTTGAGCTCCAACTCAACAAAGGCATTAAGGAAGTCAAATCTGAACGTGGTGGCGAATACTAGGACAGAAATGACTGCTTAGGTGAACAATGTCAAAGATATTTTGCCTTCTATTTTGAAGAGTGTGGGATCGTCGTTTTGTATACCATGTCGTGATCTCCTAGCATGAGTGGTGTAGCTAAAAGACgaaataaaactcttaaaaGATATGTgaaggagtatgatttatcattcttCCTTGTCGCATTCACTTTAGGGAGAGGCATTAAAGACTGTAGCATATATTCTCACTTTGGTCTTCCAGAAAAATTTAggggtttttaaattttatgatctCACAAAAGGAACTAATTTTTGGGACGAGAAATATAGTATTCCTTGAGGATGTTGAGTTTGGGGGGAAGAATGTGTTAAGGAACATTACTTTTGAGGAGGAGTCTGTATAGACACCTACTACTGCTTCTGACAATGATCAGGTATCAATTACtatcattgaagaagaagcataTTAAGAACCTCAAGATGATATTGTTGTAAACATTCAATCTCATGCGGATGATATCATTTAAAGTCAATCTCAACAACCTCAATTAAAACTCTCGTCAATGGTaccaaaaattttatgaagtagtTCTTTCATTTGGATTCAGAAAGAATGCTATTGATGGTTGTGTGTATCACAAGTTCAGTGGGAGCAAATGCatcttcttttgtatttggaatcgaaagaaataattttcgataagGATATGTTGCACTAACACCAAGAATTTTCTCTTGaagaaatttgagatgaaagatcttggggaagcctcttttgtatttggaatcgaaagaaataattttttgattgtCACAGAAAGGATATAGTGAAAAGGTGCCTAAAATATTTGAGATGCATAATTGCAAGTAAAGAAATACCCCTATGACTAAAGGAGACAAACCTAGTCTCATTCAGTGCCCTAAGATAAATCTTGAGATTTAGAAAATGCAGAAGGTTCCATATGCTTCGGTGATGGGAGCCTAATGTGTGCTCAAGTGTGTATTTGACccaatttggttttaattgtttatatgttggGCAGATATTTCAATAACCCGATATGGATCATTAGGAAGCAACAAAACGggttatgagatatttatagaGAACTAAGCATTACATGCTCGCATACAGAAAATCAGATCATTTGGGGAGATCTTTAGGCattttgattctgattttgttaGATGTCAATACAGTAAATGATCCATTTTAGGTTACGTGTGTCTGTTGGCTGTAGAGCCATTTCGTGGAGAAGTGCTGAGCAAACACTTGTAGCTACTTCTGCCATGACAACAGAATTCGTAACTTGTTTTGGGGCATCTAGTTAATGAATATGACtgtgaaattttgtcactAGGCTACATATTGTAAGGTATTGAAAGACCACTTAAATTATGTTGTGACAATAACTCTGCAGTATTATATTCTAAAACAACAGGAGCTTCCTGGTTGTTAAATAAAGTGTTCGGAATGGAAAAATACATATAGAGCATAAGGGAATGGATTTGATGATTACAAATCCAATCATTAAGGGACTATCACCCAAGGTGTTTCATGGGCATGTAGCCCAAATGAGTGTTATGTTGTTTAAGGATACTTCCGTTCAGTGGGAGTAGTTTTGGTTATTGCTCTATATTGTGTTTTGAACATGTAGTTATAAAACTCATGTTATTCTCTGCAGAAATAAAGTGTTATATTTTgtccattattttttgtttgatctCACTTTGGGAGGACCAGTTGGAAATAGGCATGTATGATCACCTTGCATGAAATTTCCATGCTACACTCCATAATTGATCTGTTGTTGATTGTATTTGCATATGTGATTACTGATgggtttaatcatgaaaaaatatggtgaCTGCCCCTTTAGTCCTATGTCGATATGCTTGATAATAGGATTGTTCGGAAATACACTATGTGATAGCACTTTTGAGCGCTCATTCGGTTTATACACATTTATTTGGTGTCATGTGTTgcccaagtgggagattgttagaaatttgggcttccacatgactaatttaatgtgtatggctatctttcagttgtccaattaaagtgatctattaaagattaaagtttgggctaaagtgtatttatttgttatggaaataaatgtagataccataaagtgattttctatttgatgagggaccgaataaaaaataaaggggtttatatttaatataaatataagctagggTTATGGTCCCAGACGTCAGAAGAACATTCAATATTTCtgtattctctcggcagaCTTATTGCGAAGAATGTCtctgatcgtttggaagatccataACCGCTGCAAAGCAATTCCACCGTTCAATTCATTATggatcaaggtacgcttccgctTTACAGTTTATCTCCTTCTCcgttgttcttggttaatcatcatagagagctttatgtaattgttcacTCAATTATTACAAcataactcacctaacacaatttttcttaatctccgtccgtctccattactatggaatggaggggagtatttgattaaaatatgaCTAATGCTATTATTGCATCACAAACTGGTAACGTTAGACCACACTCACTCGGTTCGCCTGAATCTCATTCAATGCCTGTTTTCTTGCCCGTTTCACCTGTATTCTTAGAGCATTCTAAACAAACTCATTAAACTCCCAAAAGTCATATAATTGGCCAGAAACAATAGATTTAAATGAGTAAACTTCACATGACCAATTGAACCTATCAAAACATGAGTTTATCAAGGGTCCTCTCCTTGTCCCCTACGACGAACACCATGTCTACTTCTCTCATACCAATTGTTGCCTAGTCGCTCTCAATAATGACCGAACATATGAGGGAAACGAAGCCAACACATACAAAATCTAAATTTCTTAAACgtctaattaaataaaatatcaaaaaaacCATCATTCAAACTAACAATAAAGCCTAGACAAcaaaaatcatactccctccgtcccaagataagtgagcacaaacttttcggcacgagatatAAGGAAATGAGTTTTGaaagtggaaagtgaataatgtaagagagttaataaagtagagagaatgccaaaaaaggaaatgactcaatatAATTGAGACCTCCCAAAAAAGAATGTGAATcccttatcttgggacggagggagtattataaattGTAACAAAAAGATAATTTCAATCTCATAAGGACAATATCCAAATTCAACTTCTCATTCGAATAGGAAACAACCgcaaataaaatcaatccCCATAAAACTCaactcaaaacaaaataactaaaattaaaactacaaAACAACCAAAGCACACCTCTCTTACTTGAAGCCTTCATCATACATCTTCTCGAATTCGCGCGCAAGCGCAAACGTTTCACACAAGGACGTCGGCCTTCGCAAGTGAAGTTCCCACTGGATCGGATCCTTGAAGCCCGATTCACATATGGAGACGAGGTGATTCTCCGATATCGACACACCCTTAATCTTGACCAAAAGCCTCTCGAACTCAGTCTGATATTCCATCACCGTGTTGCGTTGTTTCAGTTTACAGATTATTCCGAAATGATTGTCATGATATGTTGGATCAAACCTCTGTTTCACTGCTTCCATGAACTCAGGCCATGATTTCAgcaatttgtgttttttttggtaaatgatCCAATCCAGCGCCGGCCGCTCGAAGAGTAGTCCGACAAAGTGTAGACGGTGTTCTTCCGACGTTTCGTAATAGTCGAAATACATGTCAACCTTGAAAGTCCATCCCCACGGATCGTCTCCGTTGAATTTCGGAGGATCGAGCCGAAGATAGGATCGCTGCTCCGAATTGTTGGACTTTGAACTATCAGCATCAGCCATGGCTGAACAATTTTGATGAAGGAGAAGATTAgggtttaaaaaaatatgaagaacaCTTAGACTACCCCAGACTTTGTCGGGCATTTCGGCAAACGGTTGGAGTGCCTCTTATGAGGTCAtgtgaaatatgataaataatgaaatataaagaTCTATTTAAGCACAAATGTTAAAAGGGAACAATCGTACATAGAGTTGGTGACCGGCGACGGCGGGTAGGTGGCGCAGAGGAGGTCGCACGCCGACGGCCGAGAGCTGGATCTGATTTGTATGTGTGTATTAAGGCACCATCTTATTCTCTGGAGTTGGGCTTTCTTTTGGGCCAGTTcgttttgtttaaataattcagTTGGGCCTGTTTGTctagaagaagaaagatgttTTGGgcctttttatttgatttgagaTTGCTTTTGAGAGTATGgcccttttttattttaaaactgaTTGAGCCTCTTTGTACAAAGAGGTCTCCATGATTAATTCTTCGGATTTATTTATGAAActcaataaattaatctcGTGAATAATTTATCCAAGTAATAAGACTTCtcgatttatttaattaattaattccaagTAATTGAATCTTTTTGAATGTGATTGAAAATCCAAGCCTTAAGTCGAGATTTTAAATTCTCTGACTTAATTATCATGTAGAATTGAAGTCCTCTGAGCAAAATAAGAACATAGGATACATAACTTCATTAGGATCATTCATATCATTCTTTATGAATGTTCTTTAGCTAATTATCTTTTAATATTCTTTCAAAAAGGAATTTGTTGAGGagttttttaatcttttaagTGGATCTTTGCTTAGAGATTTTGGGTAAGTGATAAAGATATTGttttctaataaatattttgttatattgaGATCCCTATCTGCTTGCTATTCCGATGATTGAGGAATTGAAATCGGGCTTTGGTGCAACAAggcaagaaaataaattattattccGTTTGGAGGTGGCGGAGGTGGAGGAGAAGCTCCGTTTGGAGGGCTTCCGCGAGCCGTTGCTGACGGGAATATTCCGCAACGTGCCGCCTTTCGTCCAGTAGTGCTTGCAGCTCCGGCAGAAATTTCCACACCCAAAGATTGATTAACGaaaatttagcaaaaaatTTGAGGGCATTTTTGGAAGATTGGGCAGCAGGCTCCTAATTATtattccaataaaaaataaaataagtgggTCCCAGAATTATAACTTGTTTCATGAACACCCGAACAAAGAGCAATAAATATGGACAAAACAGTGAAACTAATGACTCTTATCACATTGCTATTTagttggtaaagtaagagagagaggtacagagaaaaaataattaaagtattgttagtggagaatggataccaccttattagagagagaaNNNNNNNNNNNNNNNNNNNNNNNNNNNNNNNNN is a window from the Salvia hispanica cultivar TCC Black 2014 chromosome 1, UniMelb_Shisp_WGS_1.0, whole genome shotgun sequence genome containing:
- the LOC125223971 gene encoding uncharacterized protein LOC125223971; the encoded protein is MADADSSKSNNSEQRSYLRLDPPKFNGDDPWGWTFKVDMYFDYYETSEEHRLHFVGLLFERPALDWIIYQKKHKLLKSWPEFMEAVKQRFDPTYHDNHFGIICKLKQRNTVMEYQTEFERLLVKIKGVSISENHLVSICESGFKDPIQWELHLRRPTSLCETFALAREFEKMYDEGFK